From the Tenacibaculum dicentrarchi genome, the window AACGATGTTCATTTAGATGTAGACGCTGTTTTATTAGGTGAATTGGCTTTTGCTCCGTTTGATAGATTATTAATTAATGGAATTGATATTGGTCCTAAATCATTGTGGCTTATAGGGACTATTTTATTGATTACTTTAAGTCTTTTAATCGCCTTTTTTAAAGAATTAAAAGTAAGTACATTTGATGCAGGATTAGCAACGGCTTTAGGTTTTTCACCTGTTGTAATTCATTACGGATTAATGAGTGTAGCCTCGATAACAACTGTTGGAGCTTTTGATGCCGTTGGCGCAATTTTAGTAGTTGCTTTAATGATTGCACCTGCCGCAACGTCTTATTTATTAACAAACGATTTGAAAAAAATGTTGTTTTTTTCAGTGTTTTTTGGTGTTTTTTCAGCAATTTCAGGGTATTGGTTAGCACATTATTTAGATGCTTCTATTGCTGGTTCAATGATAACAATGCTTGGTTTGGTGTTTTTTCTGGTGTATTTATTCGCTCCAAATAGTGGGTTGATTGCTGTTTTATATAGAAATAGACAGCAACAAAAAGAAGTACAATTACTTACTTTTTTATTACATTTAAATAATCATAAAGAAAAAAGAGAACGCCATATTAATCATTTAAACGAACATATTAATTGGCATAAAGTAAAAGCAAAATCAATTGTTGAATTGGCGGATAAAAATAATCTGATTTTTATTGATAATAAAATTATATCGCTTACCGAAAAAGGAAAAACTTTTACTGAAAAAGCAATCGATTATATTATTACTAATGATGATTCTGAAATTGAATCAATGAAAAAAGATTTCTTTTTATTTAGAGGATAAGAGGTTGATATTGTTGATAATATTCTAAATTAGAATTGATTTATAAAATTATCAAAAAAAGTACAAATGCCTAGCCCCGATTGAAGCAATTGTTTGAGCTCTTTTTTGTTTTTCTTTTTAAAAAACAAAAAAAGCGAGTGCGGAAAGCGGGAAATTGCTTCAAAATATTTTTATTACTCTTTTAATTATCTTGTTTAATGTGCTTTAAAAAGGTATTTTGCATTAAAAATTAGGCTGTGCAAAATCTATCAAATTTTCAAGTATATAATGCCTCGGCAGGGAGTGGAAAAACGTTTACTTTAGTAAAAGAATATCTTAAAGTTTTATTGAATTCTAACGATGTTTTTAGGTTTCAAAAAATATTAGCAATCACATTTACCAACAAAGCTGCTGGTGAAATGAAAGAGCGTGTTTTAGAAAATTTAGAAGAATTTTCACAAGGAAAAGAAAATGATTTATTTCAAATTATTATTAAAGAAATTTCTATTGATAAAGAAAAAGTAAAAGAACGAAGTAAGAAAATATTAGATGCTATTTTACAAAATTATTCGGCTTTTTCAATTACTACTATTGATAGTTTTACGCATAGAGTTATTAAAAGTTTTGCCTACGATTTAGGATTACCACTAAATTTTGAGGTAGAAATGGATGCAATTTCATTATTAAATGAAGCGGTTGATGTGTTAATTTCTAAAATTGGTACAGATACCGATTTAACAAAATTATTGATAGATTTTTCTTTAGAAAAAACAGATGATGATACTTCTTGGGATATTTCGGTTGAATTAAACGAGTTTTCTAGAATTTTATTAAATGAAGATGATAACAAACATTTTAGAGAACTTGCTGATAAAAAATTAAGCGATTTTACAAATTTAAAAAGTAAACTTTCTAAAGCACAATATCAAATTAAACTTCGGTTTTCAGAAATAGGAAAGCAAGGTTTAAGAATAATTGAAGGTACGCAATTAGATGCTAAAGATTTTTATAGGTCAATGTTGCCAAATCATTTTTTAGCGTTGTCTGAAAATTTTACAAAAGCAAAGTTTTTTGAAGAATCGAAACTTCGAGAACGTATTGAAGAAAATAATTTTTATGCAAAATCGAAATCGGATGACATAAAAAGTGCTATTGAAGGAATTTTACCCGAACTTTTAACTTTATATATGGAATCTGAAAAACTGTATCAGCAGTTTTTAATGAACAGATTGGCGTTAAAAAGTGTAATTCCGTTAGCAGTTTTAAATTATATAAATGTAGAATTAACCAATATTAAAGAAGAAAATAATATTCGATTAAATGCCGAGTTTAATCAGTTAATTTCAGATAATATAAAAGACCAACCTGCACCGTTTATTTACGAGCGAATAGGAGAGCGGTTTATGCATTATTTTATTGATGAAATGCAAGATACATCAGTATTACAATGGGAAAATATAATTCCGTTAATAGATAATTCACTAGCACAAGAGGATAGTAATTTATTATTGGTAGGTGATGGTAAACAAGCTATTTATCGTTGGCGTGGAGGAAAAGCAGAGCAATTTATTTCATTAGGTTCAAGTACAGATAACCCGTTTCATATTGAAAAAGAAATAAAAACCTTAGAAACAAATTTTAGAAGTTACACCGAAGTTATTGATTTTAACAATCAGTTTTTTAATCACACAGCTAACTTTTTTGAAAATCAAAATTATAAAAAATTGTTTATTGAAGGAAATAAACAATTAACAACTGCCAAAAAAGGAGGTTTAGTGTCTTTATCTTTTTTAGATAAAGAAGAAGATAAAGAGGATGAGCAATTAAAATATCCGAAGAAAATTTTAGAAACTATTGAAAAAGCATCAAAATCATTTTCTTTAAATGAAATATGTGTTTTAGTTCGTAAGAAAAAAGACGGTATTGCAGTGGCAAATTATTTGTCTGAAAATGGAATTAATATTATTTCTTCAGAAACTTTATTGTTAGATAATAGTGCTAGTGTAAAATTTATAGTTTATGTGTTGCAAATTATTCAACATCCGAATGATAAAGAAGCTTTATTAGAAGTTTTATATTTTTTACATTATCATTTAAAATTAGAAATAGCTAAAAATTTATTTATTTCTGAAATGATTCAAAAACCTATTGATGTTGTTTTTGAAGAGTTAAAAATATATGAAGTATTTTTTGAATTATCGAATTTTCATCAGTTGCCTTTTTACGAAAAAGTAGAAGAAATTATTAGATGTTTTAAATTAATAGATTCTTCAGATGCTTATGTACAGTTTTTTTTAGATATTATTTTAGAACAACAACGAAAAGGAACAAGTATTCAAGAGTTTTTAGAATTTTGGGAAGAGAAAAAAGCAAATTTAAGTATTGTAGCTCCTGAAAGTGGAAATGCAGTACAAATAATGACTATTCATAAATCAAAAGGATTAGAGTTTCCTGTAGTTATTTTTCCGTATGATTTAGAAATTTATAGACAAATAAAACCAAAAATTTGGTTTGATGATTTACCAACATATTTTGAAGGTTTTAATGAATTATTAGTACCATATACCAAAGAATTAAAATTAATAAATGAAACAGGTTTAGAAATACATAATCAACAACGTTCAGCATTAGAATTAGATAATTTTAATTTATTATATGTTGCTTTAACCCGTGCGGTAGAGCAATTACATATTATTACAGAGTATAGAATTGATACAAAAGCGAAAAAAGAAAACACTAATTATTATTCAGGTATTTTCATTAATTATTTAAAGGAAAAAAACTATTGGAATGATGGACAGTTAGATTATTCTTTTGGAGAAACTAAAAGAGCTAGTGTACAGAAAGAAATTTTTTCATTAGCTGAGGTTCAAGAAGAATTTATTTCAACACCTTGGCAAGCACATAATATTCATATGTTGGCAAGTGCATCAAAATTATGGAATACAGAGCAAGGAAAAGCTATTGAATTTGGTAATTTAATTCATGAAATGATGTCAAAAATTATGACTCAGCAAGATATTTCAAGAGTTATACATCAATATGAACAACAAGGTGTTATTGATAGAAAACAATCGGTAGCTATTGAAAACGATATTAATAAAATTGTAACTCATCCTGAATTACAAGAATATTACGCCAAAAATGCAGTCGTATATAATGAGCGAGAAATTGTAGATGTAGATAATCAAATTTTAATTCCTGATAGATTGGTGCTTTCTGATAATAATGAAGTTACAATTTTAGATTATAAAACAGGAAAACCATCTAAAAGTTATCATCAGCAATTATTAAAATATGAACGTGTTTTAAAATCGATTAATTATAAGGTCTCAAAAAAGCTGTTAATATATATTAATGAAGAAATTTTGGTTGAAGAGGTTTAAAAACTACCTTTGACTTTGTAAATATTACCTAAAAAATGAGGATTATTCTTTTGAAATAATATTGAAGAATCAATTTTAAATAAACTATTACACATTTATAGTATGTACGGAAAAATAAAAGAGCAATTACAACAAGAAATTAAAGAAATTAAAGATGCTGGATTGTATAAGGCAGAACGTATTATTACATCGTCTCAAGATGCAGTAATAAAAATTTCTACAGGTGAAGAGGTTATAAATTTTTGTGCGAATAATTATTTAGGATTATCAAATAACCCTGAAGTAATTCAAGGAGCTAAAGACGCAATGGATACACATGGTTTTGGAATGTCATCTGTTCGCTTTATTTGTGGAACTCAAGATATTCATAAGCAATTAGAAGAGAAAATAGCTGAATTCTATACCACAGAAGATACTATTTTATATGCAGCAGCATTTGATGCAAATGGAGGAGTTTTTGAGCCATTATTAACAAAAGAAGACGCAATTATTTCTGATAGTTTAAATCATGCTTCTATTATTGACGGAGTTCGTTTGTGTAAAGCAGCGCGTTACCGTTATGATAATAATAATATGGAAGCTTTAGAAGCTCAGTTAATTGAGGCTAATAAACAAAATCACCGTTTTAAAATTATTGTAACAGATGGTGTTTTTTCTATGGATGGAATTGTAGCTAAACTTGATGAAATTTGTGATTTAGCCGATAAATATGATGCCTTAGTAATGGTTGATGAATGTCATGCAGCTGGTTTTATTGGAAAAACAGGACGTGGTACTGTTGAATTAAAAAATGTAATGGATCGTGTTGATATTGTAACAGGAACTTTAGGAAAAGCACTTGGTGGTGCGATGGGTGGTTATACAACTGGTAAAAAAGAAATTATTGAAATTTTACGTCAGCGTTCTCGTCCGTATTTATTTTCAAACTCTTTAGCACCTGCAATTGTAGGTGCATCTTTAAAAGTTTTTGAATTAATTTCTGATGACACTACATTACGTGACAAATTAGAATGGAATACAAATTATTTTAGAACAGGAATGGAAAAAGCAGGGTTCGATTTAGTAGGTGCCGATGCTGCAATTGTACCAGTAATGCTATATGACGCAAAACTTTCGCAAAATATGGCAAATAAACTATTAGAAGAAGGAATTTATGTTATTGGTTTTTTCTTTCCTGTAGTACCAAAAGAAAAAGCAAGAATCCGTGTGCAGTTATCAGCAGCTCATGAAAAAGAACACTTAGACAAAGCTATTGAGTCGTTTACAAAAATAGGAAAAGAATTGAGTGTAATTTAAAAAAAAATAATAAGAAATCATCTTTATTATAAGTTTTTATAGAATTGCTTTTGTAGATAAGTTTTAACCACTTACATTTGCCTAATATATAAAACGAAATTTTAATTTTAAATTTATCATAATGAAACAAATCAAATTAGCTGTGATAGCTTTGTTTACGTTTGCTACTTTAGGTACAGCAAATGCGCAGGATTCAGATAACCCTTGGGTTGTAGGTTTTGGTGTCAACAGTGTTGATATCAGAGGTAGTAGAAAATTCGAAAATTTAGTAAAAGATGGATTAGGTACTAGTGACTGGAATATTCTTCCTTCTGTATCTAGAATCTCTGCTGAAAAATATTTAAGCGATGGGTTTACTCTACAAGTAGCTGGTTCTTTAAATAAAATTGAAACTTTTTTAAAGAAAGATAATTCTGATTTCTTATATTACGCAATTGACGCTAATGTAAAGTATGATTTAGATCCTTTAGTGAATTTAATATTCAAAAATACAACTCCTTATTTTAATCCTTATATCTATTTAGGTGGAGGATATACTTCTATTGATTCTACAGGAGAAGGTATGTTAAATGCTGGAGCTGGTTTCAATACTTGGTTTAACGATAACTTAGGTTTAAACTTTCAAACAGGAGCAAAACATGGTTTTGGTGACAACGTAAGAGGTCATTATCAACACTCTATAGGTTTAGTATTCAAATTTGGAGGTACTGATACTGATGGTGATGGTATTTTTGATAAAAACGATGCTTGTCCTGAAGTTGCAGGGTTAAAAGAATTTAACGGTTGTCCTGATACAGATGCTGATGGTATCAAAGATGCTGATGATGCATGTCCTGAAGTTGCAGGTTTAGCTGCGTTAAACGGATGTCCTGATACTGATGGTGATGGAATTGCTGATAAAGATGACGCTTGTCCTTCTGTAAAAGGAACTAAAGCTAATAACGGATGTCCTGATACTGATGGTGATGGTGTTGTAGATGGTAAAGACAAATGTCCTACTGTTGCAGGTCCTGTTGCAAATAACGGTTGTCCTTACGTAGATACTGATGGAGATAGCGTTTTAGATAAAGACGATAAATGTCCTAAAGTTGCAGGTGTTGCTTCTAACAACGGATGTCCTGAAGTATTAATTACTAAGGCTGCTGAAAAGAAATTAAATGACTTCGCAAGAGCTATTTACTTTAACTCAGGAAGAACTACTTTTAAGCCTGGTGTTGTTGCTAACTTAAACAGAATTGCTTCTATTATGAAGGAATATTCTAAAGCTAAATTTAGTGTTCAAGGACATACTGATAGCCAAGGAAGAGCTGCTAACAACTTAAAATTATCTCAAAAAAGAGCGAAAGCTGTTTTAGATTATTTAGCTAAAAAAGCTGGTATTGCTTCTTCTAGATTAACTTCTGCTGGATTTGGTGAAGACTATCCAATTGCTGATAATAAAACTAGAGCTGGTAGAGCTGAAAACAGACGTGTTGAGATTAAATTAACAAAATAATTTAATTAAAACACTTATAATATTAAAAGCCTCACAATATGTGAGGCTTTTTTTATGTAATAATTTTTTAAAAATAACTTCAAACGTTTTTTAAATTCCTCTAAAAAAATTACCTTTGCTCCTTCAAAAAAGGGGCTAAAGCTCACATAGGAAATTAAATAACTTTAATTACATATAGTAATGTCTAGAATAACAGGTAAAGTTTCTCAAATTATTGGTCCAGTTATCGATGTTGAGTTTAATACAGAAAATGCTGAATTACCAAAAATTTACGATTCATTAGAAATTAAAAAAACTGATGGTTCAATTTTAGTATTAGAGGTTCAACAACATATAGGTGAAGATACAGTTCGTACTATTTCGATGGATGCAACTGATGGTTTAAGTAGAGGTACAGAAGTAATCGCTACGGGTAACCCAATTCAAATGCCAATAGGTAAAGATATTTACGGACGTTTATTTAACGTTACTGGTGAAGCTATTGATGGTTTAGGTGATTTACCTAAAACAGGAAATGATGGTTTATCTATCCACCGTCAAGCACCTAAATTTGAAGACTTATCAGTGTCAACTGAAGTTTTATTTACTGGTATTAAAGTAATTGATTTAATTGAGCCGTATGCAAAAGGAGGTAAAATTGGATTATTTGGTGGAGCAGGAGTAGGTAAAACCGTATTAATTCAAGAGTTAATTAACAACATTGCAAAAGGACACGGAGGTTTATCTGTATTCGCAGGTGTTGGTGAAAGAACTCGTGAAGGAAACGATTTATTAAGAGAGATGTTAGAATCTGGAATTATCAAATATGGTGATGAT encodes:
- a CDS encoding metal ABC transporter permease, whose amino-acid sequence is MSSAQIEIQLIASLVAIACAIPGVFLVLRKMALISDAISHSILPGLVIGFFITHDLNSPLLILMGALSGILTVVLVEYIQKTKLVKEDTAIGLVFPALFSIGVLLIAKNANDVHLDVDAVLLGELAFAPFDRLLINGIDIGPKSLWLIGTILLITLSLLIAFFKELKVSTFDAGLATALGFSPVVIHYGLMSVASITTVGAFDAVGAILVVALMIAPAATSYLLTNDLKKMLFFSVFFGVFSAISGYWLAHYLDASIAGSMITMLGLVFFLVYLFAPNSGLIAVLYRNRQQQKEVQLLTFLLHLNNHKEKRERHINHLNEHINWHKVKAKSIVELADKNNLIFIDNKIISLTEKGKTFTEKAIDYIITNDDSEIESMKKDFFLFRG
- a CDS encoding UvrD-helicase domain-containing protein gives rise to the protein MQNLSNFQVYNASAGSGKTFTLVKEYLKVLLNSNDVFRFQKILAITFTNKAAGEMKERVLENLEEFSQGKENDLFQIIIKEISIDKEKVKERSKKILDAILQNYSAFSITTIDSFTHRVIKSFAYDLGLPLNFEVEMDAISLLNEAVDVLISKIGTDTDLTKLLIDFSLEKTDDDTSWDISVELNEFSRILLNEDDNKHFRELADKKLSDFTNLKSKLSKAQYQIKLRFSEIGKQGLRIIEGTQLDAKDFYRSMLPNHFLALSENFTKAKFFEESKLRERIEENNFYAKSKSDDIKSAIEGILPELLTLYMESEKLYQQFLMNRLALKSVIPLAVLNYINVELTNIKEENNIRLNAEFNQLISDNIKDQPAPFIYERIGERFMHYFIDEMQDTSVLQWENIIPLIDNSLAQEDSNLLLVGDGKQAIYRWRGGKAEQFISLGSSTDNPFHIEKEIKTLETNFRSYTEVIDFNNQFFNHTANFFENQNYKKLFIEGNKQLTTAKKGGLVSLSFLDKEEDKEDEQLKYPKKILETIEKASKSFSLNEICVLVRKKKDGIAVANYLSENGINIISSETLLLDNSASVKFIVYVLQIIQHPNDKEALLEVLYFLHYHLKLEIAKNLFISEMIQKPIDVVFEELKIYEVFFELSNFHQLPFYEKVEEIIRCFKLIDSSDAYVQFFLDIILEQQRKGTSIQEFLEFWEEKKANLSIVAPESGNAVQIMTIHKSKGLEFPVVIFPYDLEIYRQIKPKIWFDDLPTYFEGFNELLVPYTKELKLINETGLEIHNQQRSALELDNFNLLYVALTRAVEQLHIITEYRIDTKAKKENTNYYSGIFINYLKEKNYWNDGQLDYSFGETKRASVQKEIFSLAEVQEEFISTPWQAHNIHMLASASKLWNTEQGKAIEFGNLIHEMMSKIMTQQDISRVIHQYEQQGVIDRKQSVAIENDINKIVTHPELQEYYAKNAVVYNEREIVDVDNQILIPDRLVLSDNNEVTILDYKTGKPSKSYHQQLLKYERVLKSINYKVSKKLLIYINEEILVEEV
- the kbl gene encoding glycine C-acetyltransferase encodes the protein MYGKIKEQLQQEIKEIKDAGLYKAERIITSSQDAVIKISTGEEVINFCANNYLGLSNNPEVIQGAKDAMDTHGFGMSSVRFICGTQDIHKQLEEKIAEFYTTEDTILYAAAFDANGGVFEPLLTKEDAIISDSLNHASIIDGVRLCKAARYRYDNNNMEALEAQLIEANKQNHRFKIIVTDGVFSMDGIVAKLDEICDLADKYDALVMVDECHAAGFIGKTGRGTVELKNVMDRVDIVTGTLGKALGGAMGGYTTGKKEIIEILRQRSRPYLFSNSLAPAIVGASLKVFELISDDTTLRDKLEWNTNYFRTGMEKAGFDLVGADAAIVPVMLYDAKLSQNMANKLLEEGIYVIGFFFPVVPKEKARIRVQLSAAHEKEHLDKAIESFTKIGKELSVI
- a CDS encoding OmpA family protein, translating into MKQIKLAVIALFTFATLGTANAQDSDNPWVVGFGVNSVDIRGSRKFENLVKDGLGTSDWNILPSVSRISAEKYLSDGFTLQVAGSLNKIETFLKKDNSDFLYYAIDANVKYDLDPLVNLIFKNTTPYFNPYIYLGGGYTSIDSTGEGMLNAGAGFNTWFNDNLGLNFQTGAKHGFGDNVRGHYQHSIGLVFKFGGTDTDGDGIFDKNDACPEVAGLKEFNGCPDTDADGIKDADDACPEVAGLAALNGCPDTDGDGIADKDDACPSVKGTKANNGCPDTDGDGVVDGKDKCPTVAGPVANNGCPYVDTDGDSVLDKDDKCPKVAGVASNNGCPEVLITKAAEKKLNDFARAIYFNSGRTTFKPGVVANLNRIASIMKEYSKAKFSVQGHTDSQGRAANNLKLSQKRAKAVLDYLAKKAGIASSRLTSAGFGEDYPIADNKTRAGRAENRRVEIKLTK